In Myxococcus stipitatus, the following are encoded in one genomic region:
- a CDS encoding ATP-binding protein has protein sequence MKYLCISANPQHPVAEELRRQGQDVLVCGSAVEADAELVHGRADVLIVEAAALAKDARWLDTLRSRAWPGEPLVLGLTDAATDEGLAPLLSAGVDDFLAAPFPAAEVRARGVLLERRLALRRRHQSSQAAARGEMERLSSIIQTQSDVALAGLDLSGVMRLLCERAQVLCGADGAAVALLDDGFVDYRVATGSLLPYKEFRLKVEGSLTGASLQRGEVMRTDDTEEDARVNVRATRAVGARSMVCVPLWREARPVGALNLVSQRVNAFDDRDVRTLELMAGLLGAAMGNAAEVDARHALMDERAAALAALQESQALFAAFMNHSPAVAYMKEEGGRRVWVNQPYRRFFGLSDDASLDHLDDMNLMPEASAAHVRREDQVVLDSGRPSVTEGMVPAPDGSERHWLTYRFIVKEHSGRRLLGGVALDITDRKAMQAQLVVADRLAAVGTLAAGVAHEINNPLAFVLSNLSFLAVELQSVARELPVGRTSEMEEVLREAVDGAHRVRQIVRDLRTFSRGDDEVATAVNLQAVLESAITMARGELKMRAQIIRDYRDVPPVEGNEGRFGQVFLNLLINAAHAIPEGKPESHQVRVVLRSTEQHVIVEVHDTGVGMPPEVRARIFDPFFTTKPVGVGTGLGLSICHGIVTGFGGEISVESEPGRGSVFRVTLPMGQRSRELGPVPPRLHLVG, from the coding sequence ATGAAGTACCTGTGCATCAGCGCCAACCCACAACATCCCGTGGCGGAGGAGCTTCGGCGCCAGGGCCAGGACGTGCTCGTGTGTGGCAGCGCCGTGGAGGCGGACGCGGAGCTGGTGCATGGCCGCGCGGATGTCCTCATCGTCGAGGCCGCGGCGCTGGCGAAAGACGCGCGCTGGCTGGACACGCTGCGCAGCCGGGCCTGGCCTGGGGAGCCGCTGGTGCTGGGGCTGACGGACGCCGCGACGGACGAGGGCCTGGCGCCCCTGTTGTCCGCGGGCGTGGATGACTTCCTCGCGGCGCCGTTCCCCGCGGCGGAGGTGCGTGCGCGCGGCGTGTTGTTGGAGCGCCGGTTGGCCTTGCGCCGGCGGCATCAGAGCTCACAGGCCGCCGCGCGTGGGGAGATGGAGCGGCTGTCGTCCATCATCCAGACCCAGTCGGACGTGGCGCTCGCGGGGTTGGATTTGTCCGGGGTGATGCGCCTGTTGTGTGAGCGCGCGCAGGTGTTGTGTGGCGCGGATGGCGCGGCGGTGGCGCTGCTGGATGACGGGTTCGTGGACTACCGCGTGGCCACCGGCAGTCTGTTGCCGTACAAGGAGTTCCGGCTCAAGGTGGAAGGGAGCCTCACCGGCGCGAGCCTCCAGCGCGGCGAGGTGATGCGCACGGATGACACCGAGGAGGATGCCCGCGTCAACGTGCGCGCCACGCGGGCGGTGGGCGCGCGCTCCATGGTGTGTGTACCGCTCTGGCGGGAGGCTCGGCCAGTGGGGGCGTTGAACCTGGTCTCCCAGCGGGTGAACGCCTTCGACGACCGGGACGTGCGCACGCTGGAGTTGATGGCGGGCCTGTTGGGCGCGGCCATGGGGAACGCGGCGGAGGTGGATGCGCGCCATGCGCTGATGGATGAGCGTGCCGCGGCGCTCGCGGCCCTCCAGGAGTCTCAAGCGCTGTTCGCCGCCTTCATGAATCACAGCCCCGCGGTGGCCTACATGAAGGAAGAAGGGGGGCGGCGTGTCTGGGTGAACCAGCCCTATCGCCGCTTCTTTGGCCTGTCGGATGACGCGAGCCTGGACCACCTGGATGACATGAACCTCATGCCGGAGGCGTCCGCGGCGCACGTCCGGCGGGAGGACCAGGTGGTGCTCGACTCGGGTCGCCCCAGCGTGACGGAGGGGATGGTCCCCGCGCCGGATGGTAGCGAGCGGCATTGGCTCACGTATCGCTTCATCGTGAAGGAGCACTCCGGCCGCCGGCTGCTGGGCGGCGTGGCGCTGGACATCACCGACCGCAAGGCGATGCAGGCGCAGCTCGTGGTGGCGGACCGGTTGGCGGCGGTGGGCACGCTGGCCGCGGGGGTGGCGCATGAAATCAACAATCCGCTCGCGTTCGTGCTCTCCAACCTGTCGTTCCTGGCCGTCGAACTTCAGTCTGTGGCGCGCGAGCTGCCCGTGGGGCGCACGTCCGAGATGGAGGAGGTGCTGCGCGAGGCGGTGGATGGCGCGCACCGCGTCCGGCAGATCGTCCGCGACTTGAGGACGTTCTCCCGCGGGGACGACGAGGTGGCCACCGCCGTCAACCTCCAGGCCGTGCTGGAGTCCGCCATCACCATGGCGCGCGGCGAGCTGAAGATGCGCGCGCAGATCATCCGCGACTATCGCGACGTGCCGCCGGTGGAGGGCAATGAAGGGCGCTTCGGGCAGGTGTTCCTCAACCTGCTCATCAACGCCGCGCACGCCATCCCCGAGGGCAAGCCGGAGAGCCATCAGGTGCGCGTCGTGCTGCGCTCCACGGAGCAGCACGTCATCGTGGAGGTCCACGACACGGGCGTGGGCATGCCTCCCGAGGTGCGCGCGCGCATCTTCGACCCGTTCTTCACCACCAAGCCCGTGGGGGTGGGCACCGGGCTGGGCCTGTCCATCTGCCACGGCATCGTCACGGGCTTCGGCGGGGAGATCTCCGTGGAGAGCGAGCCGGGCCGGGGCAGCGTCTTCCGCGTGACGCTGCCCATGGGACAGCGCTCGCGCGAGCTGGGCCCGGTGCCTCCGCGTCTGCACCTGGTGGGGTGA
- a CDS encoding phytanoyl-CoA dioxygenase family protein codes for MLHEDAKDLDITQVLAHYAEHGYARLGRVLTESGLEALRERADDLMLGRVVYPGMFFQPDATTGRYEDAPLGLGWQGPSLDYRKLEKLEKDPRFLAWMENPLFERIARARIPGDIVLYRAILFHKGQAGGSNLPWHQDGGRLWGLTREPELQLWTALDDAPEDGGCLEVIPGSHKRGLVTDLGGVIPPDAVEAEDAERRALPLPALAGEVILVHNHLWHRSGRGRPGLRRRAFSACYMSADTRCVRKKKAPRVFTPMFQTPRP; via the coding sequence ATGCTTCATGAGGACGCGAAGGACCTCGACATCACCCAGGTGCTCGCGCACTACGCTGAACACGGCTATGCCCGCCTGGGCAGAGTCCTGACGGAATCCGGGCTGGAGGCGCTGCGTGAACGCGCGGACGACCTCATGCTCGGCCGGGTGGTCTACCCCGGGATGTTCTTCCAACCGGATGCGACCACCGGGCGCTACGAGGACGCTCCGCTGGGCCTCGGCTGGCAGGGCCCGTCGCTGGACTACCGCAAGCTGGAGAAGCTGGAGAAGGACCCGCGCTTCCTCGCGTGGATGGAGAATCCGCTGTTCGAGCGCATCGCCCGCGCGCGCATCCCCGGCGATATCGTCCTGTACCGGGCCATCCTCTTCCACAAGGGACAGGCGGGCGGCAGCAACCTGCCCTGGCACCAGGATGGGGGCCGGCTGTGGGGCCTCACCCGCGAGCCGGAGCTCCAGCTGTGGACCGCGTTGGATGACGCCCCCGAGGACGGCGGCTGCCTGGAAGTCATCCCCGGCAGTCACAAGAGGGGCCTCGTGACGGACCTGGGCGGGGTCATCCCCCCGGATGCCGTGGAGGCCGAGGACGCCGAGCGCCGCGCCCTGCCCCTCCCCGCGCTCGCGGGCGAGGTCATCCTGGTCCACAACCACCTCTGGCACCGCTCCGGCCGAGGCCGCCCCGGCCTCCGGCGCCGCGCCTTCTCCGCCTGCTACATGAGCGCGGACACCCGCTGCGTCCGCAAGAAGAAGGCGCCGCGCGTCTTCACGCCCATGTTCCAGACGCCGCGCCCGTAG